TGGGGCTATATTATTACAATCaagcaaataaaaaaaattacactACCTGCAGAATTTAATTTTCAAGAAAAATAGACCCAAATATTACAATGGAAAGAAGTTACCCGTGCTATTTGTGCGAGCCACCTTGCTAGTTTTTGATAGAGGAATCATTGCTGGAAATTTTTAagttaaataaaataaaagatgaAAAACATACAACAGCAAGAGCACTTCAACAACAATATTTTATTTTACTGAATCAGCTATCCAGTATGCCGCATACTCGCATAGCATGGTTCCTGCACGCTCTGCAACATGTGTAGCAAAAACATCCATATGCTCATATGCACTAGATATCTCTCTGCATATTGCAGCGCGCAAATCTTTCGGTTTGTCAAACTGTAGTGATGATATCATTGTACCTGTTGAGGAGAGTGCGTACAAAGCTTTAATTTCCACAGTGTTAAGTTCATTCGACCCTTTTCTTAACCTTCACCATGAGGCCGTTCTTCATCTGCAGAATGGGGGGGAGGGGGGGAGGAGGGGGTCTCCATTATCCAATAGCACTTTTCGCTTATTTATAATCTGAAATACTCGTCATCTCATTAGTCCTTTGTTTGCATTGTCATTATATCACCAAAATCCACACTATAGGATCTGATACACTTTCAGTCTCTCCCTTTTTTTTTGATCGATGACAACACAAACAAAGCTTACATATTGAAGCATCTGTATGTAAAGCTCCCCTCAAATTTGTGCACATATGATTTCAACAAGTAATTAAATAGCCTCAATGGCACATATGCACAAATTAAATCTAGATAGAACGTGGTGAACTCTTCATATATATAGTTCCATGAGGTGCAAACGTGTCAATTAAACAAACGTGATGCAATATGGCATGTGATTCATACAAATTAAGAATAAGACAAACACAAAACATCATCACAAGCTATGAACAAAGCAAGCTAACATAGCAACCTTACATAGCACAAGTGTTCCATTAACTAAGCACACCACAAAGTTCTTACACTTAGCACCAATACAAAGTTCTGACATCACATAGTCCACACATTACATAACACAATGTCTTACTTGCCCACAATACAGAAGTTCTCATCACACATAGATAggggatagatagatagataacatgaTAAAAAAGGATAGGGCGACGAAGCAAAGCGACAATAGCAAATTCTCCACAGTGTTTCATTCTTGGACCCTTTTCTTAACCTTGACCATGAGCCCGTTCTTCATCTGCAGAATAGTCGAGAGCTTTGGCTCAACAGCATGCACTTCCAACACCTCCATATCAAAGTTCCACAGGACGTTGGCGGCGGCGGTCTTCACCTGCATAATCCCGATGTCCTTGCCGAGGCACATCCTTGGCCCCGAGCTGAACGTCAGGAATTTATGAGAAGGAACGTATTGCAGTTTGCTTCCATCATCCGAGAGCCACCTCTCTGGCCTGTACTCCTGGCAGTCATTGCCCCACACGGGCTCCATTCTTGCCATGGCGTACAAGGAGATGAGGATGGTGTCCCCAGCGCCCACCTCATCGCCGCTTGGCAGTGTATCGTCGCGCAGCACAGTCTTGCGCTCGAACGGGGCTGGAGGGTAAAGCCTCAGGGTCTCAAACACCACAGCCTGCAAGTAAACTAGTTCTTTCATCTCCTCAGGCTCAAAGGTCACCGTGGCCGTGGCATTTGTTTCTTtatcggtggcggcggcggcggctttgcAAGATGCGATGGGCGCCAGCTCCTTGCGGatgctggacaagacggaggggTTCCTAGAGATGTTGTAGAATAGCCACGACAACCCCGCACCGACCGTGTCCCTCCCGGCGACAAGATAGCCGATGAGGGTTGCCTGGAGCACTTGGTCGTCGTCGCCATAGTTGGGGTCATTGATGTAGTATGACTGGATGTCTAACGAAGcagcttcatcttcttcctcgccaACCGAATGACGACGGGTCTTCCTTGTCTCCATCATCTTCACGACGAATCCACGTAGTACTGCCTGTGCCGCGGCGATCCTCCTCTCTGGACCAATGTTTAGCCGTCTCATCACCTTCCATACTAACGCCGGCATCACGTGCCGGAACATGGGCACCTCCATGACGGTGTCCATGGCGTCTGTGACGTCAACAGGCGGCATGTCTGGGGACAGGAGACCAGGGTCCAGGCCAAAGACTGGCTTAGCAGCCAGATCGAAAGCATACCTCGTGTTCAATTGCTGCATGTCGAACGCCGTTCCAGCGTTCGCCATGTCTGCAAGGAAGGGGAGCAGGCCTTTCCCGACCTTGTCGTGGCAGAAATTAGTGATGGATGCAAGCATCCTTGGATTGCTTAGGATGCTCTGCATCTTAGCGCGATGGCGGCGGCAGGACTCACCATCAACTGTGAAGAGGCCTCCTTTCATGACGTCGAAGACCTCTGCAAACTCCTCACCCTTGGGGTAGTTTGCATGGTTTGAAGTGAAGATGTGTCGGACATTTTGTGGGTCGCTGGTAAGGAAGTATTGCACTCTCGTTCCCACTGGTCCGTGCACCTTGTAGTTGCACGTAGAGGCAGAAAGGCCAACTGTGATAAATTCGTGCAAGTTGTTGACGTTGGCAAGGATGCCTGGGAGGATGCCTACTACTGGCCAGATCACTGGGAGAATCGGGCTATTTGATCTTTTATATTTGATATAGAAGTACGATGGAACAAGGAGAGCAGCTATGGGGATCAGTAGTGCTGGAGACCATAGAGCCATTGTTATGGACACGAATGTGTATATGGTGTAGCGATATATACACGATGGGTTGCCTGATGGCTCTCTATATATAGAAGCTTCAACCCTTGTGCAGTGTACAAACGCATGCCCATACGTGCTATCTACCTGCTATCTGCCATTTTTCCGCTGACGGTCGGGTCCACGTTGCCTGAATTATATGCCCGCGTTTCCTTCACCTAATCATCTATACAAAGTAGCATTTAGAACATTTTAAGATGTTATAGCAGATCTTCTATCTCATCTCTTATGCGATAATTTTAAAAGATCTCCTAAAAACAACCACCTTTCTCCTAGATAAAGGAGATGATTACCTCTCCCCAATCCCTAATAAAGAAATATAGGGGAAAAGTTTTAGGTGATCAGCTACAACAATGCTCTGTTATATCCTAAATTTATTTTAAGCTACTgtcataaaataacttataaGAATTGCAATATAAGAGATATGGTAAAGTTGCTCTAACCCTCGAAGCCATGAACCCTCACATTTCATGCACCTAAAGCCATGCATTTACGGTTGCTTCGGTAACACAAACAATGAACACCTAAAGCCATGCATTTACGGTTGCTTCGGTAACACAAACAATGAACACCTAAAGCCATGCATTTACGGTAATAATTAGACCTAGGAGTGTGATGGTGTGTTCCGGGGTAGTGCTTGTTATTCTTCCTGCTACTAGAATTGTATGTGGAAGGCTTGCTTTGAAGTGCTAGGTTAGGCTTCTAGTTTCTATTAGGGATCATTTTTGTGTTTAACATTAGTGCCTAGTGTTTGTGTTTTTAAGAAATTGTAAATTGGTTATTCACACTCTATAGCCGTCCattaaatcctttcaacaatccTACAAGCATATAACCATATGCCTAGGGACCTAGAATGAATGTGGTTGTGAAGATAGATTTCTTTCGGTAGGTTTTGCATTAATAATTGGGACCTTGAATGAATGTGGTTGACGCTGTGCTAGGTGCCTGATATCAATTGGCTTCCTCAGGTATTTTCAACAGTTGTTTTATTGTGACATGATGTGCATTCTTTATTGTATGAGAAACAAATACAATATCAATATGTGGTTAAGAATTATCATAGAAAAGTATTTTCATCAACTATACATTCATACAGTTAATACGAACCATTAAGTTTTAGTTATTGgggtgacggtggtggtggtgtttgtttttcttttcttcgcTGTAGGCAGCCTCTCAGCGTTATCAGCATGTAATTTATGTTATGTTAATAGAGTTCATTAAAAAATAATTCAGAACAAACAGTTTCACATACTGGTGGGTAGAAATATAGTAAGCCTATAACTCTTAATAGCAGAGCTCTagctggattttttttttcttctgtgtCCACAACATGGACACGTCCAGTGTCTCTATATATCAAACCAGTTTGCTTTGGCCGCCAACCACGATAGCCACGGTAGCAAATTGATTTTGTCCCGTTGGATCGCCGCTTCGACGTTCAGATTTTGTTTTCGCTACTGTTTTGTTTTGTGTGGTATGGAGCCTTCCATCATTTACTCTCCATTTCTTTGCTGTGCCCGTCCTCATCCTCATTCACCCCCTCGTCCCCTTCGTCGCCCGCCGCGGCGCTCCTTCGCTCCTCCCTCCTCAGCCCTAGATCTGCTCtttccttcctccctccctctccctcttcctatggcggcgcaggcgcggcggcgcgggcctGCCCCGCCCCTCGGCGTGGCCGTGCGGGCCCAGCGCGCCCTCTGGCGCGGGCGGCGCCCCCTGCAGCGGCGTTGCGTGGCCGGCGCTACCTCCCCAGCGTGGCCAGGCCCCATGCGGCACCTCTGCCACGGCCCCCCAGCGCTCATCGGCTCCGGCGCGAGAAGACACAGGTGAATGTGGCCTCCCTACCTTACTGTCCTCCCTTTCCCTCGCCGGTGCCAGGGTGCAGCGTCGATCTGTGCTTGTCGGCCTTCTTTGCTAGGGTCGATCCAGGGCCTCCATGGCCGGATCCAGTCTTTTCCCCACCAGATCTGTGTAGAACACCAACAGTGAAGCCTAGGGAGCCCTGGACGACGGTGGCATGGGGGAGGGCCGCGCCGGCCACACGAT
This DNA window, taken from Miscanthus floridulus cultivar M001 chromosome 13, ASM1932011v1, whole genome shotgun sequence, encodes the following:
- the LOC136501528 gene encoding noroxomaritidine synthase 2-like, whose amino-acid sequence is MALWSPALLIPIAALLVPSYFYIKYKRSNSPILPVIWPVVGILPGILANVNNLHEFITVGLSASTCNYKVHGPVGTRVQYFLTSDPQNVRHIFTSNHANYPKGEEFAEVFDVMKGGLFTVDGESCRRHRAKMQSILSNPRMLASITNFCHDKVGKGLLPFLADMANAGTAFDMQQLNTRYAFDLAAKPVFGLDPGLLSPDMPPVDVTDAMDTVMEVPMFRHVMPALVWKVMRRLNIGPERRIAAAQAVLRGFVVKMMETRKTRRHSVGEEEDEAASLDIQSYYINDPNYGDDDQVLQATLIGYLVAGRDTVGAGLSWLFYNISRNPSVLSSIRKELAPIASCKAAAAATDKETNATATVTFEPEEMKELVYLQAVVFETLRLYPPAPFERKTVLRDDTLPSGDEVGAGDTILISLYAMARMEPVWGNDCQEYRPERWLSDDGSKLQYVPSHKFLTFSSGPRMCLGKDIGIMQVKTAAANVLWNFDMEVLEVHAVEPKLSTILQMKNGLMVKVKKRVQE